From a single Adhaeribacter swui genomic region:
- a CDS encoding glycoside hydrolase family 97 protein — protein sequence MIKYIIGCFLLLLSAELLAADSETIYSPDGAIKVVVQNKDRLTYAVYYKEQLVIAPSAIRLNVAQGLATSEQLRIHKTRIELKHATIISPIPEKRKVIPDVYRELTVEFKQPFRLLVRVYNDGVAWRWCTHFKKSIEVNSEVAEFNFPRAEMVYYSPVQKRPDADIYHTSFEEPYQIKPLDSVAANQLIFTPTLIAPAQGPRISITESDLEEYPGMFLRGTGTKQLTADFAPYPAEEKVLISGEFPQKIVSQRSAFISRTKGSRSFPWRVLLIVPEDKDLPGNDLVYRLASPSRVADVSWIKSGKGTDEWIIGINLFNVPFKAGINTATYKYYVDFAKRFGFDRIMLDAGWSDYQDLFKINPNLNIPELVAYAKAQGIKLSMWTLALTLEKQLEPALDQFNKWGVDFIMTDFIDRDDQKAVDFYHKIAAACARHKIMLMFHGAFKPAGFNRTWPHALTREGVLGSEFNIWSHKPTPEHNVQLPFIRMTAGPMDYEPGLLDNATVKTFRPIETKVMSQGTRCHQLAMFVVYDSPMQFFSGNPAQGLQEPAFMELLGSIPTTWDTTRVLEGKVGDYIITARKKGNDWYIGGMTDWTSRDFTLELDFLKAGSYEATICQDGVNADRYASDYTILTQAITPNTPLTITLAPGGGFLVRLKKK from the coding sequence ATGATAAAGTATATAATTGGTTGTTTTTTGCTGCTGCTAAGCGCAGAATTACTAGCGGCTGATTCCGAAACCATTTACTCGCCAGATGGTGCCATAAAAGTAGTGGTACAAAATAAAGATCGGCTTACTTACGCGGTGTATTACAAAGAGCAGCTAGTAATAGCGCCTTCAGCAATCCGGTTAAATGTAGCCCAGGGACTGGCTACATCTGAGCAGTTACGCATTCATAAAACGCGGATTGAGTTAAAGCACGCTACTATTATTTCGCCGATTCCCGAGAAAAGAAAAGTTATTCCGGATGTTTACCGCGAGCTTACCGTGGAGTTTAAGCAGCCGTTCCGTTTATTGGTGCGGGTTTACAACGATGGTGTAGCTTGGCGCTGGTGCACGCATTTTAAAAAATCCATTGAGGTTAACAGCGAAGTAGCGGAGTTTAATTTTCCGAGGGCCGAGATGGTTTACTACTCGCCGGTGCAAAAACGGCCAGATGCCGATATATATCATACTAGTTTTGAGGAACCGTACCAAATTAAGCCACTGGACAGCGTTGCTGCCAATCAGTTAATTTTTACGCCTACTTTAATCGCCCCAGCCCAAGGGCCGCGCATTAGTATAACCGAGTCGGATTTAGAAGAATATCCGGGTATGTTTTTGCGGGGTACGGGTACCAAACAATTAACCGCCGATTTTGCCCCTTACCCCGCAGAAGAAAAAGTTTTAATCAGCGGCGAGTTTCCGCAGAAGATAGTTTCGCAGCGCAGCGCATTTATTTCCCGCACCAAAGGCAGTCGTTCTTTCCCGTGGCGGGTTTTACTCATAGTCCCGGAAGACAAAGACTTACCCGGCAATGATTTGGTTTATCGCCTGGCTTCGCCTTCGCGCGTAGCCGATGTTTCCTGGATTAAGTCGGGCAAAGGCACCGATGAGTGGATTATTGGCATTAATTTGTTTAATGTGCCTTTTAAAGCGGGCATTAACACGGCTACCTACAAGTATTACGTTGATTTTGCCAAACGTTTCGGCTTCGATCGGATAATGCTGGACGCTGGCTGGAGCGATTACCAGGATCTTTTTAAAATTAATCCAAACCTCAACATCCCGGAACTGGTGGCTTACGCCAAAGCGCAGGGTATAAAGTTAAGCATGTGGACGCTGGCTTTAACCTTGGAAAAACAACTGGAACCCGCCCTGGATCAGTTTAACAAATGGGGAGTAGATTTTATCATGACTGACTTTATTGACCGGGATGACCAGAAAGCGGTAGATTTTTACCATAAAATAGCAGCCGCTTGCGCCCGGCACAAAATCATGCTTATGTTTCATGGGGCTTTTAAACCGGCCGGCTTTAACCGCACCTGGCCGCACGCCCTCACCCGCGAAGGCGTATTAGGGTCGGAGTTTAATATCTGGAGCCATAAACCTACTCCCGAACACAACGTGCAATTGCCTTTTATCCGGATGACGGCCGGACCTATGGATTACGAACCGGGTTTGCTGGATAATGCTACCGTTAAAACTTTCCGGCCTATCGAAACCAAGGTTATGTCGCAGGGTACAAGGTGCCACCAGTTAGCCATGTTTGTGGTGTACGATAGCCCCATGCAGTTTTTCTCGGGTAATCCGGCGCAGGGATTACAGGAACCCGCTTTTATGGAGTTGCTGGGTAGCATACCCACTACCTGGGACACCACCCGGGTGCTGGAAGGAAAAGTAGGCGACTACATTATAACGGCCCGTAAAAAAGGCAACGATTGGTACATTGGCGGAATGACCGACTGGACTAGCCGGGACTTTACTTTAGAGCTGGATTTTTTAAAGGCTGGTTCTTACGAAGCTACTATTTGCCAGGATGGCGTAAACGCCGACCGCTACGCCTCGGATTATACGATTCTAACGCAAGCCATTACCCCAAACACGCCACTTACCATAACGCTTGCCCCCGGTGGCGGATTCTTAGTACGATTAAAGAAAAAGTAA
- a CDS encoding T9SS type A sorting domain-containing protein: protein MSCLAPLRALSQESCLLSPVDLNERAKEATLIVEAEVIHQESYWNATHQNIYTRQTLQIFKILKGSAPETITVITEGGRVGAAMHVFTGTLQLKNKDQGIFFLVPAQSKMLPAGRSAVDFMVYSSSQGFIRYNSTNQQAVEPFKTYSNITTELYPVLRRVTPNFKNLRPNPAVKIINPATGTGINKAQGNQRTKATPAISSFTPDTLTAGTGSLLTIRGSGFGSSRGTGSVQFRNADNGGASFIDITNADYIFWTDNEIQVRIPGKNSSNNTPGSGDIQVTNDSGLSVVSTQALVIEYAVSQVLYDETLYSPRLVNANEQGGYTFQFSSNFDQNNPAKQAFTRALNTWSCHTGINWNIGNSSPLTAVAEDNVNLVCFDETGELPRGILARCISRYAGCGSEIADQWRVAEMDVIFSQTTRWNYSINSPQSTQVDFETVTLHEMGHGHQLNHVIKPGTVMHYAITRGQEGRRLNARTDVAGGQFTMTQNVISNQCGPGRMIPQPVANCTSSTDELLFTAEITSNTEVQTTWSISSGNLVNYFVLERSKDAVTWQELNTVSPSPTTDSYQYPDVTPLPGISYYRLKVINPDQTFSYSPIVRIMREVPSGFAIAPNPVTENTLWLQYITQDSGQMQIYLYDVVGRLHRTYNRAYQPNNDLIDLDITDLRPGTYILVYDDGRQIHREKFTRL, encoded by the coding sequence TTGAGTTGTTTAGCACCCCTGCGTGCCCTAAGTCAGGAATCTTGTTTATTATCACCGGTAGACCTGAATGAACGCGCTAAAGAGGCTACACTCATCGTAGAAGCCGAGGTAATTCATCAGGAATCGTACTGGAACGCCACCCACCAGAATATTTATACCCGCCAGACTTTACAAATTTTTAAAATTTTAAAAGGCTCCGCTCCCGAAACCATTACCGTTATTACCGAAGGCGGCCGGGTAGGTGCGGCCATGCACGTATTTACCGGCACTTTGCAGTTAAAAAATAAAGACCAGGGCATTTTTTTTCTGGTGCCCGCCCAATCTAAAATGTTGCCGGCCGGCCGCAGCGCCGTAGATTTTATGGTGTATAGCAGTTCGCAGGGTTTTATCCGGTATAATAGCACCAACCAACAAGCCGTCGAGCCTTTTAAAACCTATTCCAACATTACTACCGAGTTATATCCTGTTCTCCGGCGGGTTACGCCAAATTTTAAAAATTTACGCCCTAATCCGGCAGTAAAAATTATAAATCCCGCTACCGGAACCGGTATTAACAAGGCGCAGGGTAACCAACGAACTAAAGCGACTCCCGCGATTAGCAGTTTTACGCCGGATACTCTAACGGCGGGTACCGGCAGCTTGCTTACCATCCGGGGTTCCGGTTTTGGCAGCAGCCGGGGTACGGGCTCTGTTCAGTTCCGGAATGCCGATAACGGGGGCGCCAGCTTTATCGATATTACCAATGCCGATTATATCTTCTGGACCGATAATGAAATTCAGGTGCGCATACCCGGCAAAAACAGCAGCAATAACACTCCCGGCAGCGGCGATATTCAGGTTACCAACGATAGCGGACTTTCGGTGGTAAGCACCCAAGCACTGGTAATAGAATATGCCGTATCGCAGGTACTCTACGACGAAACACTTTATTCGCCCCGCTTAGTAAATGCCAACGAACAAGGCGGTTATACTTTTCAGTTTTCGAGCAATTTCGATCAGAATAATCCTGCTAAACAAGCTTTTACCCGCGCCTTAAACACGTGGTCGTGCCATACCGGCATTAATTGGAACATCGGTAATTCTTCGCCGCTTACGGCCGTAGCCGAAGACAACGTAAACTTGGTTTGTTTTGATGAAACCGGCGAGTTGCCCCGGGGTATTCTGGCGCGTTGCATTAGCCGGTATGCCGGTTGCGGCAGCGAAATAGCTGACCAGTGGCGCGTAGCCGAAATGGATGTTATCTTTAGTCAAACTACCCGGTGGAACTACAGCATTAACTCGCCCCAATCTACCCAAGTTGATTTTGAAACCGTGACTTTGCACGAAATGGGTCACGGCCACCAGCTAAACCACGTTATTAAACCAGGTACCGTAATGCACTACGCCATAACCCGCGGCCAGGAAGGTCGCCGGCTAAATGCCCGCACCGACGTGGCCGGCGGCCAGTTTACCATGACGCAAAACGTGATCTCGAACCAGTGCGGCCCCGGCCGGATGATTCCGCAACCCGTAGCTAATTGCACCTCCTCTACGGATGAGCTGTTGTTTACCGCCGAAATAACAAGCAACACCGAAGTGCAGACTACCTGGTCGATTAGCAGTGGTAATTTGGTAAATTATTTTGTTTTGGAACGAAGCAAAGATGCGGTTACGTGGCAAGAATTAAACACGGTTAGCCCGTCGCCAACCACCGATTCGTACCAGTACCCTGATGTAACGCCGTTGCCGGGCATTAGCTATTACCGCTTAAAAGTAATTAACCCCGATCAAACGTTTAGCTATTCGCCCATTGTGCGCATCATGCGGGAAGTACCTAGTGGTTTCGCCATTGCCCCTAACCCGGTAACCGAAAATACCTTGTGGCTGCAATACATTACCCAAGACAGTGGCCAGATGCAAATTTACTTATACGATGTGGTTGGCCGCTTACACAGGACATACAACCGAGCCTACCAACCCAACAACGACTTAATTGATTTGGATATAACTGATTTGCGCCCCGGAACTTACATATTAGTGTACGACGATGGCCGCCAGATTCACCGCGAAAAGTTTACCCGTTTGTAA
- a CDS encoding M56 family metallopeptidase has translation MNYLPAFLSPRLVEALGWTILHSLWQGALVAVVLSVLLILLQRHSARLRYAVATSALLATLLIAGITFIRTYQQASVSATLASRVNPITTTPEVAASNKTKADLSAATSTKPVLRGAILVNFKYYFSKHLPAVVLVWLLGMLTMLLKFLGGLAYVQRLKYTKIYPLGQAWHNRLTSIAHNLGVTQTIQLFESTLVKTPLVIGYFKPVILLPFGTIAGLSPDQVEAILAHELAHIYRKDYLLNMLQTVVEILFFYNPATWWISDYVRVERENCCDDQAIAWCGNPLTYARALTHLQAISVNAPQLALAFAGKDGSLLGRVKRLVQKPNLRPTFSEGFMAACVLIVGLTVISVSAFAGFSAESNLTKPVKTAAIKPTPVKAAPVVKPPTEDILKASIYHLTDSLTGKKSDLIIIKNKKGDITELYVDGKKIPKASIADFRKEIEAATANTQRAPRLKASEVPQQLAKTKEALKEVESENKTYAFSYSGNADGFGKMPPIPPMPAVPGVPAIPAMPPLPPVPPKKPLEYLRTLDLPTNTLYIIDGTKYLGKSGKAALAKLKDDKINSVQIYHAEAAKSRFGDEGKDGVVVIKTGVSDPNNFLLQEIGDDQTSQEEIFKNLRENQEQLAKEHELRLKNFELQNKARLKEHEIRLKEHEARAKEHEMRAKEHAKRAKEHEKRAAQFEKIKQELIKDKLIEADAKKMSIQINQDGLTINGVKQPAAVFDKYKKLFFPERQDWSGSFNDSININITDEN, from the coding sequence ATGAATTACTTACCCGCATTTCTCTCGCCCCGGCTGGTAGAGGCCCTCGGCTGGACTATTCTGCACTCGCTCTGGCAGGGTGCCCTGGTAGCCGTAGTTTTATCGGTTCTCCTGATTTTGCTGCAGCGGCACTCCGCCCGCCTCCGGTACGCGGTGGCCACTTCGGCCTTATTGGCTACCTTACTCATTGCCGGTATCACTTTTATCCGGACTTACCAGCAAGCATCTGTTTCTGCAACCTTAGCGAGCCGGGTTAATCCTATAACTACAACACCGGAAGTTGCCGCATCAAACAAAACCAAAGCCGATCTTTCGGCAGCTACCAGTACCAAACCAGTGCTGCGGGGGGCTATTCTGGTAAATTTTAAGTATTATTTCAGTAAGCATTTGCCGGCAGTAGTACTGGTGTGGCTGTTGGGCATGTTAACCATGCTACTGAAATTTTTAGGCGGTTTGGCCTACGTACAACGTTTAAAATACACCAAAATATATCCGTTAGGCCAGGCCTGGCACAACCGGTTAACCAGCATTGCGCATAACTTGGGCGTAACGCAAACAATACAACTTTTTGAATCGACATTAGTAAAAACCCCGCTGGTAATCGGCTACTTTAAACCGGTAATTTTACTGCCTTTCGGTACGATTGCGGGTTTAAGCCCCGACCAGGTAGAGGCTATTCTGGCCCACGAGCTAGCGCATATTTACCGGAAAGATTATTTACTAAATATGCTGCAAACTGTAGTCGAGATTTTATTTTTCTATAACCCGGCTACCTGGTGGATCAGCGATTACGTGCGGGTAGAACGCGAAAACTGCTGCGACGATCAGGCTATTGCCTGGTGCGGTAACCCACTAACCTACGCCCGCGCTTTAACTCATTTGCAAGCTATTTCGGTAAACGCGCCCCAACTGGCGCTGGCGTTTGCCGGTAAAGATGGTTCGCTGCTGGGCCGCGTAAAACGCCTGGTACAAAAACCGAATTTAAGGCCTACTTTTTCCGAAGGTTTTATGGCTGCCTGCGTGCTAATAGTGGGGCTTACCGTAATTTCGGTTAGTGCTTTTGCGGGCTTTTCGGCGGAAAGTAACCTAACAAAACCCGTTAAAACTGCGGCTATTAAACCAACTCCAGTAAAAGCAGCCCCAGTAGTTAAGCCGCCAACCGAAGATATCCTGAAAGCCAGTATCTACCACCTTACCGATTCATTAACCGGCAAAAAGAGCGACCTGATTATTATAAAAAATAAAAAAGGCGACATCACCGAATTGTACGTGGACGGAAAAAAAATCCCCAAAGCCAGTATTGCCGATTTCCGCAAAGAAATTGAAGCGGCTACCGCCAACACCCAACGGGCACCCCGTTTAAAAGCAAGCGAAGTTCCGCAGCAATTGGCCAAAACCAAAGAAGCCCTGAAAGAAGTAGAATCCGAAAACAAAACCTACGCTTTTAGCTATAGCGGCAATGCAGATGGTTTTGGAAAAATGCCACCCATACCACCCATGCCCGCAGTTCCAGGGGTACCAGCAATACCCGCAATGCCTCCTTTGCCTCCTGTACCGCCAAAAAAACCGTTGGAGTATTTAAGAACGCTGGATTTGCCCACCAACACCTTATATATTATTGATGGTACGAAGTACCTGGGTAAAAGCGGTAAAGCCGCCCTGGCAAAATTAAAAGACGATAAAATTAACAGTGTGCAAATTTACCACGCTGAAGCGGCTAAATCGCGCTTTGGCGACGAAGGGAAAGATGGCGTAGTAGTAATAAAAACGGGTGTAAGCGACCCGAACAATTTTTTACTGCAGGAGATCGGCGATGACCAGACAAGCCAAGAGGAAATTTTTAAAAATTTGCGCGAAAATCAGGAGCAACTGGCCAAAGAACACGAGTTGCGCCTGAAAAATTTTGAATTACAGAATAAGGCACGGCTCAAAGAACACGAAATCCGGTTAAAGGAACACGAAGCGCGCGCTAAGGAGCACGAAATGCGCGCCAAAGAACATGCAAAAAGAGCGAAGGAACACGAAAAACGGGCCGCCCAGTTCGAGAAAATAAAGCAAGAACTGATTAAGGATAAATTAATTGAAGCCGACGCCAAAAAGATGTCCATCCAAATAAACCAGGACGGGCTTACCATTAACGGCGTAAAACAACCCGCCGCTGTTTTTGACAAATACAAAAAATTGTTTTTCCCGGAACGTCAGGATTGGTCTGGTTCTTTTAACGATAGCATTAATATTAACATAACCGACGAAAATTAA
- a CDS encoding BlaI/MecI/CopY family transcriptional regulator produces MPDTQPIKPTETELEILQILWEHGPQTVRFVNDKQNETKEVGYTTTLKIMQIMADKNFISADKSNRSHVYQALLPEEDTQKQLLDKFLDTAFRGSAMKLVMQALGNHRTSEEELNQIRNLLDKLEGGQK; encoded by the coding sequence ATGCCTGATACTCAACCAATAAAACCAACGGAAACCGAACTGGAGATTTTACAGATTCTCTGGGAACATGGTCCGCAAACGGTGCGCTTTGTAAACGACAAACAAAACGAAACCAAAGAAGTAGGTTACACCACCACCCTGAAAATTATGCAGATTATGGCGGATAAAAACTTTATATCGGCAGACAAAAGTAATCGCTCGCATGTTTACCAGGCTTTGCTGCCCGAAGAAGATACCCAAAAGCAACTGCTCGACAAGTTCCTGGACACGGCTTTCCGGGGCTCGGCCATGAAATTAGTGATGCAGGCGCTGGGCAACCACCGCACATCCGAAGAAGAATTAAATCAAATTAGAAATTTACTCGATAAACTGGAAGGAGGTCAAAAATGA
- a CDS encoding energy transducer TonB, producing the protein MHKTLLLLLLLLPDYLFGQETKKVIDKKTNEIYFVLNSDNSTRHGEYNKFGFGNRLMVKGFYNQGAKDSIWESYDFKGQVSLRYDYTNNKLLLYVPNELAKERQYHLVNPPASAEAKLSQPPIFLEGDDGIYAVLGKEMRYPADASRRGKSGTVFVSFIVDKNGNARDFQVKNPLGYGLDHEALRAMLLLPPNWLPGKVNAEPVDVEVTLPVKFKLQ; encoded by the coding sequence ATGCATAAAACACTTTTACTTTTATTATTACTACTTCCTGATTACTTGTTCGGCCAGGAAACTAAAAAAGTTATCGACAAGAAAACGAATGAAATTTACTTTGTTCTAAATTCAGATAATTCTACCAGGCACGGGGAGTACAACAAATTTGGGTTTGGCAACAGATTAATGGTAAAAGGATTTTACAACCAGGGAGCAAAAGATAGTATTTGGGAGAGTTACGATTTTAAGGGACAGGTAAGCTTAAGATACGATTACACTAATAACAAACTTTTGTTATACGTACCCAACGAACTAGCCAAAGAAAGGCAATACCACCTGGTGAACCCGCCCGCTTCGGCCGAGGCAAAATTAAGCCAGCCTCCTATTTTTCTGGAAGGCGATGATGGTATTTATGCGGTACTTGGTAAAGAAATGCGTTATCCCGCGGACGCTTCCCGCCGGGGGAAATCCGGGACAGTATTCGTTTCCTTTATTGTAGATAAAAACGGCAACGCAAGGGACTTTCAGGTTAAAAATCCTCTTGGTTATGGCTTAGACCACGAAGCGCTTCGGGCTATGCTTTTGCTACCGCCTAATTGGTTGCCCGGGAAAGTAAATGCCGAACCCGTTGACGTAGAAGTGACTCTTCCGGTAAAATTTAAGCTGCAGTAA
- a CDS encoding alpha/beta hydrolase family protein — protein sequence MKKKIGIVGWLLFAYMFVSAGCQKEANETVIPTTPEKDYFVSAEQLAVIPQNVLQTLATSQGYSKFVPQIKYDVAIYKMVYTTTYKNQEIKASGLLAIPQNMTAPAAILSTQHGTSFLDSDAPTNFPNTFSGFELFASTGFVTLIPDYIGYGISKDIFHPYYDQKHSGLMIVDMIKAAKSYAKKQAIKLNDKLFLVGYSEGGYVTMAAQKEIEMHPEHGLTVTAAAEGAGGYDLTGMLSAVTTTQSYGNPSYLAFVLQSYNTTYNWNRPLTDFFQEPYADRIPELFNGTNGAGKINNSLAKNPQELFNPNFYANLKNPAGEQALKQALVDNSFLNWVPKSPTRLYHGTADQSVFFQTSQSVYDKFKAAGATNVELIPIPGGTHSSSLEPMVLSVIPWIQSLNAPVN from the coding sequence GTGAAAAAAAAGATAGGAATAGTAGGCTGGTTGCTGTTTGCGTATATGTTTGTAAGCGCCGGTTGCCAGAAGGAAGCTAATGAAACTGTAATACCTACAACCCCGGAAAAAGATTATTTTGTTTCGGCGGAACAATTAGCCGTAATTCCCCAAAACGTACTGCAAACGCTGGCTACCAGCCAAGGATATAGCAAATTTGTACCGCAGATTAAGTACGACGTAGCCATTTATAAGATGGTGTACACTACCACTTACAAAAATCAGGAAATTAAAGCATCGGGGTTATTAGCCATACCGCAAAACATGACTGCCCCGGCTGCGATACTCAGTACCCAGCATGGTACTTCTTTCCTGGATAGCGATGCGCCGACTAATTTCCCGAATACTTTCTCCGGGTTTGAGCTGTTTGCCTCTACGGGCTTTGTTACCCTTATTCCGGATTACATTGGCTATGGCATTTCCAAGGATATTTTTCATCCGTACTACGACCAGAAGCACTCTGGCCTGATGATAGTGGATATGATTAAAGCGGCTAAATCGTACGCCAAAAAACAAGCTATTAAGCTTAACGATAAGTTGTTTTTGGTGGGTTACTCCGAAGGCGGTTATGTAACAATGGCGGCCCAGAAAGAAATTGAAATGCATCCGGAGCATGGTTTAACGGTTACGGCGGCTGCCGAAGGCGCCGGTGGTTACGACTTAACGGGTATGTTGTCGGCAGTAACTACTACGCAATCGTACGGCAATCCTTCGTACCTGGCTTTTGTGCTGCAATCGTATAATACCACTTACAACTGGAACCGTCCTTTAACCGATTTCTTCCAGGAACCTTATGCTGACCGTATTCCGGAATTATTTAACGGTACTAACGGTGCTGGTAAAATCAATAACAGTCTGGCAAAAAATCCGCAAGAGTTGTTTAATCCTAATTTCTACGCTAATTTAAAAAATCCGGCAGGAGAGCAAGCCTTAAAGCAAGCGCTGGTAGATAACAGCTTTTTAAACTGGGTACCAAAAAGCCCAACCCGCTTGTACCACGGTACCGCTGATCAGTCAGTATTTTTTCAAACAAGCCAATCGGTTTACGATAAGTTTAAAGCCGCTGGCGCTACCAACGTGGAGTTAATCCCAATCCCGGGTGGTACCCACAGCAGCAGCCTGGAGCCCATGGTTTTATCCGTTATCCCTTGGATTCAAAGTCTGAATGCTCCGGTTAATTAG
- a CDS encoding MFS transporter — protein sequence MPETNAPETYALTPDNPDSIVPKSVIREGWLLFILAAVQFTHIIDFVIMMPLGPQLMRVFAIGPKQFGLLVSAYTFAAATSGFISTFFIDKFDRKNALLALYVGFIIGTFCCAIAPNYQFLMLARVLAGAFGGVIGALVFSIIGDVVPEHRRGSATGKVMAAFSAASIIGIPVGLYLASLSSWHAPFFGLAGLSVLVLFIAIKFLPTMRGHLTNAVKTKPVQLVLDILTNRNLLWALTLMVVLTLAGFTVVPFISPYMVGNIGFAETELAFIYLCGGLASVVTSQLAGKLADKYGKQRMFIYTALFSIIPIILVTNMPRVPHYIALIITTSFFIGFGARFVPAVSLLTSSVEKRLRGSFMSFQSSVQQLASGLSAFISGLIIQKTPTGEILHFNTVGIIACIATVACMFIITRLKVVS from the coding sequence ATGCCCGAAACAAACGCTCCTGAAACGTACGCTTTAACTCCAGATAACCCCGACAGCATTGTACCAAAATCGGTTATCCGGGAAGGTTGGTTGTTATTTATTCTGGCCGCCGTTCAGTTTACCCATATCATCGACTTTGTAATTATGATGCCCTTGGGTCCGCAACTGATGCGGGTATTTGCCATTGGCCCGAAACAATTTGGTTTGCTGGTATCGGCGTATACGTTTGCCGCCGCCACTTCGGGGTTTATCAGCACTTTTTTTATTGATAAGTTCGACCGGAAAAATGCATTGCTGGCCTTATACGTAGGTTTTATAATTGGTACGTTTTGCTGCGCTATTGCGCCTAATTATCAGTTTTTAATGTTGGCCCGCGTATTGGCGGGGGCTTTTGGGGGAGTTATTGGCGCGTTGGTATTTTCTATTATCGGCGACGTAGTTCCCGAACACCGGCGGGGCAGCGCTACCGGTAAAGTAATGGCGGCCTTTTCGGCAGCGTCTATTATTGGTATTCCGGTGGGGCTTTACCTGGCGAGTTTGAGTAGCTGGCACGCACCGTTTTTTGGCTTAGCGGGTTTAAGTGTACTGGTATTATTTATAGCCATCAAGTTTTTACCAACTATGCGCGGCCATTTAACCAACGCTGTAAAAACCAAACCGGTGCAACTGGTGCTGGATATACTTACCAACCGCAACTTACTCTGGGCCTTAACTTTAATGGTTGTACTTACGCTCGCCGGCTTTACGGTGGTGCCTTTTATTAGTCCGTATATGGTAGGTAATATAGGTTTTGCCGAAACCGAGCTAGCTTTTATTTACTTGTGCGGGGGCTTGGCCTCAGTAGTAACTTCGCAATTGGCCGGTAAACTAGCCGATAAATATGGCAAGCAGCGCATGTTTATTTACACCGCTTTATTTTCTATTATTCCGATTATTCTGGTTACCAACATGCCGCGGGTGCCGCATTACATTGCTTTAATTATTACCACCAGCTTCTTTATTGGTTTTGGTGCCCGCTTTGTACCGGCCGTGTCTTTGTTAACTTCCAGCGTCGAGAAAAGATTACGCGGCAGTTTCATGAGTTTTCAATCGTCGGTGCAGCAGTTAGCTTCGGGTTTATCGGCCTTTATCTCGGGTTTAATTATTCAAAAAACCCCTACCGGCGAAATCCTGCATTTTAATACCGTGGGTATTATTGCCTGCATCGCTACTGTGGCTTGTATGTTTATTATAACCCGGTTGAAGGTAGTGAGTTAG
- a CDS encoding HNH endonuclease, which yields MASAKDTSICQLCNRQVDAVTRHHLLPKQEGGRYSETVDLCQPCHSTIHRTFTNRELARGFTSVEALQQAEPLQKYLNWIKNKNNITRISNRRGKHR from the coding sequence ATGGCTTCAGCAAAAGATACAAGTATTTGCCAACTATGTAATCGGCAGGTAGATGCCGTAACCCGGCACCACTTGCTGCCCAAGCAAGAAGGCGGCCGCTACTCCGAAACTGTAGATTTATGCCAGCCCTGCCACAGTACCATTCACCGCACTTTTACTAACCGCGAACTGGCCCGGGGTTTTACGTCGGTAGAGGCGCTGCAACAAGCCGAACCTTTGCAAAAATACCTGAACTGGATTAAAAACAAGAACAACATTACCCGCATTTCTAATCGCCGGGGCAAACACCGGTGA